A single window of Nematostella vectensis chromosome 4, jaNemVect1.1, whole genome shotgun sequence DNA harbors:
- the LOC5511329 gene encoding armadillo repeat-containing protein 1: protein MSALSVVEHLKSLAADPQNRATIVKDQGCLAGLVLFLDNKDPQVISTALEALNFLADYSPNRPCMKEEMGLLLSLKTIMNGTDTELQSLAKEVHDKVMLPKKRKAPSRMGNNSNNKSFFLGTSNKKAKLIVLQIKGLTNLVARKLCEEQMLKTRGVISFTFDMNKSRMMVRCRHDCLPKDLVRKINDTKILHANQVVKNECGEETMLSFGLGTSTSCKVPATLPDYLPEDDEVEIADNAVAKVGGDKENGGGWFGSVSNFISKSLYW from the exons ATGAGTGCTTTGTCGGTTGTCGAGCATTTGAAGAGTTTAGCGGCAGATCCGCAAAACAGAGCTACAATCGTAAAG GATCAAGGATGTCTTGCAGGACTAGTTTTATTTCTCGACAATAAAGACCCCCAAGTAATATCGACTGCACTGGAG GCCTTGAATTTTCTGGCTGACTATTCCCCTAATCGTCCATGCATGAAGGAGGAGATGGGGTTGTTATTGAGTTTGAAGACCATTATGAATGGTACTGACACAGAACTACAGTCTCTCGCCAAAGAGGTGCACGACAAAGTTATGCTgccaaagaaaagaaaggccCCATCTAGGATGGGGAATAACAG cAATAACAAATCCTTTTTCCTTGGCACCTCCAACAAAAAAGCTAAGCTGATTGTCCTTCAAATCAAAGGTCTTACAAATCTG GTAGCAAGAAAGCTGTGCGAAGAGCAAATGCTTAAAACAAGAGGTGTTATCAGTTTTACCTTTGATATGAACAAATCAAGAATGATGGTTCGATGCAGACATGACTGCCTCCCAAAGGACCTTGTACGAAAGATTAATGACACAAAAATCCTCCATGCCAATCAAGTTGTCAAGAATGAATGTGGTGAAGAG ACAATGCTGTCGTTTGGACTGGGTACCTCAACAAGCTGCAAAGTGCCTGCCACTCTCCCGGACTACCTCCCAGAGGACGATGAAGTCGAGATTGCAGATAAT GCTGTGGCTAAAGTTGGAGGTGACAAAGAAAATGGAGGGGGGTGGTTTGGAAGTGTGTCCAATTTTATCAGCAAATCATTATATTGGTGA
- the LOC5511330 gene encoding mitochondrial fission regulator 1: MEVVVEIIRLILSDYFGWNEEEIAELWRRQHGRNGSIVRRIGSGIEQRPIFFTKRSIVREIGSRLPLRPVKRPHFHQITGPSSQTVPGGTECGDMTMQSFSDAGWIMGPSYYDGEASTCTTPDLTFGDHTMEMDELLSLDEGSDEELEAICTNDNQESTLMKEDKTMDNSVAIQKISALEEELNRLRLQIASLVANPPSTPAPTPAPLSSTPCTPFAPPPPPPPPPPPAPGSTSVKSVVDIIKEKRSRRMTVTGSADLPANGPNMSDVLKGLGSVKLRSVQRSPGGTPLRTKPLPTEGTDPASIIAQALKKKFAHRRRLSDANSPANSPGADKENSSSFSPSPQKPFGPHLLKPSKARRLSGGKDFSRRSQSSPLVDVNV, encoded by the exons ATGGAGGTTGTAGTAGAAATAATAAGGTTAATATTATCAGATTATTTCGGATGGAACGAAGAAGAAATTGCT GAGTTGTGGCGCAGACAGCATGGTCGAAATGGCAGTATTGTTCGAAGGATTGGTAGTGGTATTGAGCAACGACCGATATTTTTTACTAAGAGAAGTATCGTTCGAGAGATCGGTAGTAGACTCCCTTTGAGACCTGTTAAACGACCACATTTCCACCAG ATTACTGGCCCCTCAAGCCAAACAGTGCCTGGTGGTACTGAATGCGGTGACATGACAATGCAGTCATTCTCAGATGccggctggattatgggaccATCTTACTATGATGGTGAAGCAAGTACCTGTACCACGCCCGATCTCACCTTTGGCGACCACACCATGGAAATGGATGAGTTACTCTCATTGGATGAGGGTTCCGATGAGGAACTGGAGGCAATTTGCACTAATGACAACCAGGAATCCACATTGATGAAGGAAGATAAAACTATGGACAATTCAGTTGCTATACAGAAGATATCTGCTCTTGAGGAGGAATTGAATAGATTAAGACTTCAGATTGCATCCCTTGTTGCTAATCCTCCAAGCACCCCTGCCCCTACCCCTGCGCCCCTTAGTtccacaccctgcacaccttttgcacctccaccaccaccacccccgcCACCACCACCTGCACCTGGTAGCACGTCTGTCAAGTCTGTTGTCGACATCATCAAAGAG AAACGCTCCCGCAGGATGACTGTCACAGGATCAGCTGATCTGCCAGCTAATGGCCCCAACATGTCTGATGTTCTGAAAGGGCTTGGTTCTGTGAAACTCAGATCTGTGCAAAG ATCTCCAGGCGGTACCCCTTTGAGAACAAAACCTCTTCCCACAGAGGGCACTGACCCTGCTTCAATCATCGCACAAGCACTCAAGAAAAAGTTTGCACACAGAAGAAGACTAAGTGATGCTAACTCTCCTGCCAATTCGCCAG GAGCTGACAAAGAGAACTCCTCATCTTTTAGCCCATCACCTCAAAAGCCA TTTGGCCCTCACCTCTTGAAACCAAGTAAAGCAAGAAGACTTTCTGGTGGAAAAGACTTCAGTAGAAGATCTCAGTCAAGTCCTCTGGTTGATGTCAATGTTTAA